TGTTGTCATAGATTCGGTTTCTCTTGATGACTTGGGTCCAATGTTTTCTCTTAACGGGTGACAAGGCGGCTAAAGAGCTTGTTTCATAAGGGATAGAGCCTGAAAGCCCCGTTGAAAAAAGAGGCGTTTATGAGGCTTGAGATTGATTAAATTCAGAGCTAAATCAGCCCATAATTCCATACCATAAATCCATAGTTGTCCGTAGAGAGCAAAGCTAAAATCACTTTGACGTGGGTACTTGTCCTGATGTTGTTGAATACGTCCGGCATAAGTCTCTATACCTAATTTTTTCATCCGTTGACCGTGCATAGTGGCTAAACTATAAGCAATGACAATCAATAATACTAAAGCTAAAAAGCGAGTTTCATTTACTTTAGTATCCTCTAAATTATAACCACCAGTTTTACAATCCTTAAAGAATTGCTCAATTCCCCATCGACATCTATAGAGGCATAAAGTTTGTTGGAGAGTTGGTAGATTCGTCAAGATATACCAAGGTTCTTTTGGTCCAGAGTTCCGATATTTTCTCTTCCAATAAACAGCGATATTAAATAAGCCTAATTCATCCCCTTTACCACATTTAACTTTTTCATAAAATCTCGACATTCCTGGCTTAAATCCTTGATTTTTAAGAACTTGATATTCTTGTTCAGGTTTTTCTTGAAAATAAAGGTTTTTCTTCTGGCGTAAAGCGAAGTAAACTCCTTGCTCATCAAGCCATTTAGCCAGTTTTGGACTATGAAATTCTCTGTCTGCTAACACCACAATTCGACATTTTTTTAACAACTTTATTGCTGTCTTTATTAATCTTTTCTGTGTTTGTAAATTACTATTTCCGACATGATTTAATGTTTCCCAATATAGTGGTAGGGCATGAGTACCCCATACCAATGTCACCATAAATATATTTCGCCCCTTCCACTGTGTTCTATCCAGTGCTACCATCCAATAACCATATTTTTGATACTGTTTTTTATGAAAATAACGGCGCTGTTCTCGATTCAGTTGTTTTGGTGTTAACGATTGTCTAATCCAATATTTTATCAATGGAAACCATAATAATTTTACGCAGAGTTTACCTATTCCTAAAAATCTTTGTAGATTACGTTTCCTGCTTTCATATTTAATTGGTTGGGGAAACAAGCTGGCCAATTTTGACAGTTTTACTTGGCGATGAGCCTGTATTAATAACAACAATATCTCTAGTGTCAAATACTGCTGTTCACTCAAATGCTTTCGGAAAATTGTTTGATATGATTGTGGTAACATTTTTTGCTTCGGGGGCTTCTTTGTCCCTATTTTTTTACTCCCTTATTTTCTCAAATTATTGCCACATCTCATCTTCAACCGCCTTGTCACCCGTTAAGATATTTGTCATACTTTGCTAAATATTTTCTGCATAAAAAAAGAATTTGGTAAAAGGTAAGAAATTACCAATTACCAATTAAGTAGTGAGACAGAATTAATTAAGTAGTGAGACAGAATTAATTACACAATGTTATTGGGAATGGAACGAAGTGAAATGAAGCAATCGCAAGGGTTGTGATTGCTTCCCTTCGCTCGCAATGACTGTAAATATTTTTGTCCAATTACTTACACAATGTCATTGTGTTAGCGTAGCGTGGCGTTAGCCATAGGGAACGAAGTGAAATCGAGCAATCGCCAGGGTTGTGATTGCTTCCCTTCGCTCGCAATGACTGTAAATATTTTTGTCCAATTACTTACCCAAAATTACGCTTTCTTTAACCAGCTAAACATGGCACGTAAATCTTTACCAACTGCTTCAATAGGATGTTCTGCTTCTTGACGACGCATAGCAGTAAAACCAGGTTTACCAGCTTGGTTTTCCAAGACAAATTCCCGCGCAAATTGTCCAGATTGGATTTCGCTGAGGATTTTCTTCATTTCCGCTTTAGTTTGGGCGGTGACAACGCGAGGACCGCGAGTATAATCACCATATTCGGCAGTATTAGAAATACTATCGCGCATGGTGGCTAAACCACCTTCTACGACTAAATCAACAATTAATTTGACTTCGTGCAGACATTCAAAATAAGCGAGTTCTGGTTGATAACCTGCTTCTACTAGGGTTTCAAAACCGGCTTTGATTAAAGCACTCAAACCACCACACAATACTGCTTGTTCTCCAAACAAGTCGGTTTCGGTTTCTTCCCGGAAGGTAGTTTCCAAAATACCGGCGCGTGTACCACCAACACCTTTAGCATAGGCCATTGCGCGATCGCGTGCCTGACCAGTGGCATCTTGATAAACTGCAAATAACGCAGGTACACCTTGTCCTTGTTCGTAGGTACGACGCACTAAATGTCCAGGTCCTTTAGGCGCAACCATGACGACATCAACATCAGCAGGGGGTACAACCTGTGCAAAATGGATATTAAAACCATGTGCAAAAGCTAAAACGTTTCCGGCTTCTAAATTGGGTTCAATTTCGTTTTTGTAAATTGTTTTTTGGACTTCATCTGGTAATAAAATCATGATGAAATCAGCAGCTTTGGCAGCATCAGCCACATTTTTAACTGTCAAACCAGCAGCTTCGGCTTTGGCTGTGGACTTACTGCCGGGATATAATCCGACAATGACGTTTACACCGCTATCTTTGAGATTCAGCGCATGAGCATGACCTTGTGAACCATAACCAATAATAGCAACGGTTTTACCTTTTAAAAGGTCTAAATTAGCATCTTCATCATAATACATACGCGCCATAGAAGCATCTCCTGTTTATAAAGGCTGTCATGAAATTGGCAGACTTATGATTGTATCGCAAATCGGACTATCAGATCCCCGACTTCTTTGAGAAGTCGGGGATCTGTAGATACTTTTATTTTTTTTTCAGAAGTTCAAGATAAACAGAAATAATTGTGATAATTTTGATACAAATTTGTTAAGAATAGTTACAGCCCTGTAATGGAAGGAAATATTTTTTATGGTTGATCTAGCTGACAAGAAACCGGTTCATCAAGTCGTGATTATTGGTGGTGGCTTCGGTGGATTGTATGCCGCTAAGTCTATGGCTAAGGCTAATGTACAAATCACGCTGATTGATAAACGCAATTTTCATCTCTTTCAACCACTGCTGTACCAAGTCGCTACAGGTTCTTTGTCCCCAGCGGATATTTCCTCTCCCTTGCGTTCTGTTCTCAGCAAGAGCAAAAATACAAAGGTGCTGTTGGGTGAAGTGAATGATATTGACACTACCGCCCAAAATGTGATGGTAGGCGCGGAATCTGTCCCCTACGATACTTTAATTGTGGCTACAGGGGCGAAGCATTCCTATTTTGGGAAGGATAACTGGGAAGAATTTGCACCGGGTTTAAAGACTGTAGAAGATGCCATTGAGATGCGTCGGCGGATATTTTCAGCATTTGAAGCGGCTGAAAGCGAAAGTGATCCGGTAAAACGCCAAGCTTTGTTAACTTTTGTAATTGTTGGTGGTGGTCCAACTGGGGTAGAATTGGCGGGAGCGATCGCTGAATTGGCAACTAAAACCCTGACAGAAGATTTCCGCAACATTGACACCTCAGAAACCAGAGTTTTATTGTTAGAAGGTTTAGATCGGATTCTTCCCCCTTTTGCCCCCGAATTATCCCACACAGCGGAAACATCATTAAAGGCTTTGGGCGTAGATGTGCAAACCAAAACTTTGGTAACACATATTGAAAATGATATTGTGACGATTAAGCAAGGTGATGATGTCAAAGAAATTGCAGCAAAAACTGTGTTGTGGGCTGCGGGTGTGAAAGCCTCAGCAATGGGGAAAGTTTTGACAGAGAAGACGGGAGTTGAGAGCGATCGCGCTGGTCGTGTTATAGTTGAACCAGACTTAAGTATTAAAGGATTTCCCAACATCTTCGTAGTTGGTGACTTAGCAAATTTCGCCCATCAAAATGATAAACCTTTGCCGGGAGTTGCACCAGTCGCCATGCAGGAAGGCGAATATGTAGCTAAACTCATTCAAAAACGTTTGAAAGGTGAAACACTACCCCAATTCAAATATGTGGATAGAGGTAGTTTAGCAATGATTGGGCAACACGCCGCAGTTGTTGATTTAGGATTTATCAAACTCAGAGGTTTCTTGGCGTGGTTTGTTTGGTTATTTATTCATATTTACTTCTTGATTGAATTTGATAATAAGTTAGTTGTGATGATTCAATGGTTGTGGAGTTATTTTACCCGCAATCGTGGCGCGAGATTAATTACAGGTAAGGAAACCATTGCCCCTGTACCAATTGTAAATAGTGATAATCACACGCCAGTTATCACAAAAAAGCCGTTAAATGTGTAGTTGGTAGTTTGTTCACTCGTTTCACTCGTTCCCAGTCTCCGACTGGGAATGCCCTCTAGAGACTCTGCCTCCCATAATAACTTGAAATCAAAAACTTATAGTGTGTACGAAAGATTAGGTGATGATGGTTTGACAACTTGGCATCCAGCATTTTTAGCCTTGGGTGAAACTTTCGTCTCATTCCCAGTCAGAGACTAGGAACGAGCTTAAGTTGACACATATCAGGTTATTTTCTCCTCAAATTAACGGCTGATAAATATCCTCAGAAGCCGGATTAAGATAGGGATGCTGCACATCAATCAAATTTCTGGCAAAGTGTTGGTTAATTAATTCTATTCTTTCTTCTAAAGCATTTTTACCCTTTTGCCAAGATTCTAACAGCGCATTGGCAACAATTTGACAACGGTTCATCCCAAAACTTTCTTGAGGAGCAAATTTTTGATTTGGTTCTTCGGCTAACCCTAATCCCGGTGCTAAAAATTTTGTAAATAAGGGAATTTCTGGCTGAAAGTAAGCTTGATGTTTTTGATAAATATCTTGAAGAATATTCCGAATTGTGGGGTAATCTTGGCGGTTAAAATGCAGCACACCTCCATCATAACGCTGATATGCTGCGGGATTATAAAGAACTTGGAAACTAAAGGCAATTGCCACATTATTCAAGGCTTTGGTTAAGCTATCCATGAGGACAATTGCCCCGGATGATGTCACATGAAAATAAATTCGTCCTCCTCCTAAATCAGTATTTTGGGGAGATTGATTTTCTATTGCTGTATTACTTACTGCCACATAACAGCCATTTTGCAAGCGATTTTTAGGCATCCATATTGCTATTAATTCCCCCACTTTAGGGGACTTTTTCCGGGGTTGCAGATGACATTCTGGCTCAATATATAAGGTTAATCCATCCTTATTTACAGCCATACTACCATCAGGTTCAATTCTCAAAATCTGCCAATCTGGTTCATAATGACCTGTACCATGATTGCTATGATGTAGTTGTTCATAGAATTCTTCATCTACACCTAAACTATTATTTTCTAGGAAATTTATCTGAGATTGACAATTACTGTTTGTGGCTAAGACTGTTTGTAGTGAACCATTGTAATAAATACCATAGAGGAAATTTCTCAACAGTATATTCAAATATTTCTGTTTTAAAGAAGGTGAGTTTTGTTGAAACCTGTTTGCTATATTTGTGGGTAAGGCAAAAGGTTGATAATTGGGATGGTAAATACAAAAATTAGGTTCAATCTGGATATTATTGGCAATATCGAATAATGAATTGAGAATTTGATTGGTAGAGTCATCAAGCATTAATTTGTTTTGCACCTCAAATTTTCGGAAAATATATGGGAAATATCAGGTTTAGATGAGGCTGTATGGCATAATATTTCCAAGAAAATCGACCGCAGATAAACGCAGATAAACGCGGATAAGAAGGGATGAGTTCATGGATTTTATGATTCTGTTTAGCCTCACAATATGATGGAATCATTATTACTAACAACCGCGTAGACGAGTTTTTTCGTAATAAAGACGCACTAATTGTTGTTCTTTATGGGGTTGAGGAAGTTTCTGGAGTGTGGGGACAGATTGGAGGATTTCTGCGGCGGAGATGCCAAAAATCGTCAATACTGCCTGTTCTGGCACTGTTAAGAGGCTTTTAGCAACTTCGAGCATACACAGATTACTATTATCAAAGGATTTTTGGGATTCGATTCTGTGTTGAATTTGTTGAATTAATGCTAAACCTGCAAACTTAATTACCCGCAGAATGAAGTCTTGATGATATTCTAAAATCATGGGAAAAGCATCAAGATAAGCCTGAATTAAAGCTAAGATTGAAGGCTGTATTGCTTCTAGAGGAATCATGGCTAAATTTAAAGATTCTTCTAGGTCTAATGTTGGATCTACTACTAGGCTAGACAGCCACACGCCTAAATAACTGGCTAATAAGTTTCCTAAATCAAAAGCTGGATCTCCCCAACCGCAAGCTTCCCAGTCAATTAATTTTGTCAAGCAGTTATCTAGCTGTTCCCATCGGGAATGAACTAGAATGTTGCTTAATTGTAGATCATTGTGAGTTAAGCAAGATGGTTTCCAATCATAAGCTAAGTCAGCGATCGCTGATTCTAAACTTTCGTAACGCTGATACAGGAGATGAAATTGTAGTGCTTCGGTGGGAATTGTCCCAAATGTGTCTGGATTTATTGAGGGTATACCTTGAGCAGGATTGTAAAAATTATAGCGAAACTGTCCTGCGGGGGCAGTGGACATAAAATCACGATACTCACGTTTATTAAACGTGGCTCGGTGTAATCCTGCTAACGTATTACCAATCGCGCTGGCGATCGCTGTGGGGAACATACTACTCTGTTGATAAAATTTTCCTAACTCCACATATTCGCTGAAGTAGCTCCGCACCAGAATAGAATTCTCTTCATCAAAATGTAACAATGATAATGCGATCGCTCCAATATTACCAATCACTGGAAATTGCTGTAATAGTTGATGAAACAGCCATTCATTAAAGAGTTCATGGCAATTTTGCTCATTATTAATGTGACGTTCTTGTTTAATTAGCAGTTGGCGATTATCTGCCAGGATTACCAGTAAATTCCCATTTTTCTTGCTATTTTCTGGCAATACAGATTTATATGCAGCGCCATCTTCCGCGCTACACAGTCCTGCCTTGTGCAGATACTGGATAACATTTTGAGAAGACAGTGATAACAACATGAATTATTTCCTAGTTATTTAAATGGCTAAAGAATTACCGCAGTCAATATTGAGGTGGCTGTAGCAGTTCTTAAGTTAATGGTAAAAAATTTACGAACCATTGCTACTATCTACTAATATCCCATTTGTGTCAGAAAGACCTGCCAAAATGGCAATATTAGCTATTTTTCTACTTTCAAGTCTACGGAAGAAACTATAAAATCTTTACAATATCTGTAGTAGAGCTTTGCACCTTGAATCAAACATTACTGTTGCCAAAATAATTGCTGGTACATATCCAGTGAAAACAACGGTTACTTACATTTGTCAGTGATCCATGTTTCCTGTATGTATGTTAGCAATTTATCCTGACAATCAGTATTAGTTTACTTTTGTCCCCAATCCCCTCTAGTATAATATATAAATGGCTACACTTGTATTCCTGTAGGTATAAGAGTCAGGAGTCCAGGAGGTAGGAGCGCACGCTTCGCTATCAGGAGTATGGCTAACGCCACGCTACGCTATCAGGAGGTAGGGGCGCAGGGCCTGCGCCCATTCAGGAGTTCAGGAGAAAGAATTGGAGGGAGGCAAGAATAATATAAATTAGACACAAGTAATAGGACAGAATTAATTACACAATTGATTTTTCTGTTCCCTGTTCCCTGTTCCCTGTTCCCTTTTAACCAGTTGATTGATGGATCATCTACCAATGCTGACGGCAAATACTATATCTTATACAGCGGTGCAACTTTTACAACGCCAAGCTGCCTCTCTTTTACTGTACCAATCTGTCCTAGACAGCGACGTAGGCAGAGCGTTTCTGAATTTATTACAAACCATCCGTTATACTGATGCAGATGGGCGAGATTGCCTCCAGGCTTACGGTAGTTATTTCCAAGCTTTAGCCAACAGTCATCAAACCTGGGAAGAATATCTGATTCAGCAAATTCTGACTGCGGATAATCCTTTTAGCAAATTGGCACAACGAGAGGAGTTTAGGCAATTACCCTCGGCTTTAGTAGTGGCTGTGCAACATGATTTGCAAATATTACAAAGTTTATATGAATGTAATAGTGCAGTTTTAAGTGAGTGGGTACAAATGGCGACGCATTTACCGATTTCTCCTGTGGTTTGGTATCAAGAACCGGAAACCCTAGCAGGAGAAACGGGTTTAATGGTATCTCTTCCCCTGTTGGCAAATTGGGGTGATGCAGTAGCAGATTTAGCCGCTTATTATCAGCAATATGGAACTGGTTCATTTGCCCAATATAGAGCTTTCCGTTGGCAAAGTGGGCAGTTAGTTGGTATTACTTGTCCTGATGCGGTAAAACTGTCTACATTAGTGGGTTACGAGTGGCAAAAAGATGCTTTAGTCAAAAACACAGAGTTCTTATTGTCAGGCGAAACTGCATTGCACGTTTTACTGTATGGTAGTCGTGGTTCAGGTAAGTCTTCTTTAGTTAAATCTTTATTAAATGAATATAGTCATCGAAACTTGCGCTTAATAGAAGTTTCTAAGTCAGAATTGCCAGATTTACCAAAAATTGTCGAATTGTTGCGAGGTGTTCCCCAAAAATTTATTATTTTTGTAGATGATCTTTCCTTTGAAGAAGATGATAATAGTTTTAAAGCAATGAAAGTTGTTTTAGAGGGAAATGTAACTGCCAGACCGGAAAATGTAGTTGTATATGCTACGTCTAACCGTCGCCATTTAATCCGGGAATATTTTACTGATAGACCAGCCCCCAAGGATAACAATGAAGTTCATGGTTGGGATACAATGCAAGAAAAGTTGTCTTTTAGCGATCGCTTTGGTCTAACATTAACTTTTGAAGCCGCAGATCAAAAAACCTATTTACAAATAGTCCAGCACCTAGCAGCAAATATTAATATTTCTCCCGAAGATTTAGAATACAAAGCTTTACAATGGGCAACCCGTCATAATGGCCGTTCTGGCAGAACCGCAAGGCAGTTTATTGACTTTTTAAAGGCAGATTTAGCTGTATTTGGTGAAAATGTGAGGAATAATGACGTTAATTACTAATAATTCTAACAACTTGGCTACCATAAAACCTAGTAAGATACAACCAACTATAGTTAGTCATCGAGTCGTACTAGGAATAACCGCTTTTAGTGTCAGTTTTGGTTTAAGTCTTGTTCCTAATTGGGATATTTCTAGAGCCTTTTTTACGGGAATAATTACGGTATTAGCTACTTATGCAGCCGCATTTCTCGTTGATAAACGGCGAAGAAATGATGAGTGGAAAATGATTGGTTCTCTCCAAAGACGGATTCGAGATATAGAAGGGTTAAAATCGCGTATTCTCAAAGAAATACACCAATTAGAAGAATATAGAAATTTATTGTATGCAGAAACTCAGCAGTTAGAAAACCAAATTGGAGATTGTCGTAGTCAAAGAGATAGTTTACATCGAGATATCGGGACATTTGCGGCTCAAAAAAAGCAAATTGAAGCCGAAATTTATAATCTTAAAAATGAATTTGCACATTTAGAAAATAGTAATATAGAACTAAATAATAGTTGCAATAATTTGATTGCAGAAAAGCGACGATTAGAACTAAATTGTCACGCCTCCCGTGCTGAAATCAACCAAATTCAACCTCAAATTGATACAATCAAACAGCAGAAAAAAGAATTAGAAAATGATGTAATTTTGTTAGAAAGACTTAAACCACAACTAGAAGAAAAGCTTTATGAACTACGAATAGAAATTCAAAATCAAGAACTGGAAATTACTAAACAAAATAATCTACTAGTAGAAACAGGTATAACTAGAAATAATCTGGAAAATACGCTCAAATCATTACAGAATAAGACATTAGAACAAAAAACGGAAGTTAATCAACTACAAAATCAAATTTCTGTCTTACAAGATGAACGGGATTTATTACAAAATCAAGTTTGGGAATTACTTCAACAAGTGGAAACAATCAATCCCTCAACATTGCCCGATAATGAAGAAAATAATTTAGATTTGTTTCCTTTTGATGAATTATTAGAACCATTAGATCCAATAAAGGGGAAACATGATCACACCGAAAATTTACCAGCAAAATGGAATAATTTTTTCAACCATCTCCCCGGTTATGAAATTCAGGTTTTGAAAGCCATACTGGAACAAGACAACCCCAAAGCTACTATTAAAGAAATTGCTGAAGCTAATATTACTATGCCCAATCTTTTGATTGATGCTATTAATGAAATAGCTAGTAATACGATTGGTGAATTAATTATTGAAACCAATACTGAAGTTCCTGAAATTGTTGAAGAACATTTATTAAATGTGAAAACAATGATTACTAAATATTCAGAAATCAGTTACAGCAGAATTCAGGAGTAAACCTGGCTTTGTGTATAGGTTTCAATTGAGATTTTGTACCTAAAAATGATTTAAGGCAGAGTCTTTGAGAATTCATTCCCATACAGAGTATGGGAACGAGAGAAATGAGAAATTGAGAACCGGACAAGGTAATCACAATATTAATTGATCGTGAAATTCAGATTTTTGGGCGCAGGCCCTGCGCCCCTACTTTTGCTATGATGCTGCTTAGACATCAATTAAAATGTTGCCTGCTTCCACTTTAATAGGATAGGTTGGTAAGGTTTTTTCCGAGGAAACCATTGACAGCAATTTACCAACTACGGGTGGGAAGGGACACCAAGTTTTTACTTCTCCATTACCCAAGTCAAATGCACTGCGGTGGAAGGGACAAACTATCGCCCCATCTTCAATTTTTCCTTTCTTCAAAGACATTTTTAAGTGAGGGCAGGTATCATCTACAGCATAAAGCTGATTTTCGTGGTTTAAGAGTAAGATCTTGCGATCGCCCACTTTGACTACTTCCCGCGCACCAGCAGCCAGTGCGTTAGCAGCTAAAACTTGAGTCCAAGCCATGAGATTCTCCTTATTTTCAATAGACCTGTTCTTAGTTTCTCGCAATTGTGTCTTATGCGATCGCTAATAAGTACCTGTGCAAAATTTATTGAACATTTTCAAAATCACTAAACCCATCAATTTTGTAGGGGGCCAACCCCTGTGGTTGCCCCAAATACGGGGGTAGGGGCGCAGGGCCTGCGCCCAAAAGTCTGACTGCCCCCAGAAGAGTACCTAAAATTGAGAAATTTAGATTTAGGCAAACTCAATCGTGTTGACAAAATCTAAAATAGCTTTTCTCATTTTCTTCGCCTCTTCCTTCACAGAACGAGATATTTCACCATTTAAAAAGCTGCGTTGACTACTAACTATATACAAACATTCATTATTGACAAAAGACAGCAATCCTCTATAGGCATCTAATCTTATGCCATTATTGCCATTAGTTTCCTGCTTGGATATAGTTGAACCTTGAGGCATATTTACTAATACATAGTAATAAGTTTCTAAAGTATCTTGCCAATATTCTTTATATTTCACTTCCGCCGTAGGAACATGAGAAATAATGGCTTGAGGGACATATTTATCCACCAAAACTCTATGCAGATATACCTCATCTTCTTGGGATTCTAGATCATCAATTTCTTCTAGGGAGAGAGGATAATAATCAATTCTCAGTAAAGTCCCAGTATCGTCCGAAAAACTCACCATTCCTTCCTCAGTTTGCAGTGTTCCTCCCTGTTCAGAATTTACAGGAATAGGAACTATAAAGTTACCCAAAGGTGATTGATAAAATTGTTCACCAGCTTCATTGAAAATAACTGCTTCATATTCTTCCTCGACATATTCCTCCTCATCCCCAGCTTCTATTGAGGCAATTATCTCTTTGATAATTTCTTCTGCTTCTTCATCATCCAGTTCTAAAGCTATTTGTAGTTGTTTCAGAAAAACCTTTTTATTTGCCGGGATAATTAAATTTTCCGCATCTAAAAGCATAATCACTCCAGCCGCAAAACCATCTAAAACTGCCTCACCAGAAATCGCCGCATTAGCAGCATTAAACAAAGAACCTAATCCCACCTCTCCGGCAATTTCTATGAGTCTATCCACCGTTTCTAGCATTTCTTCTTCTGAGTATTCATCAAATATCTCAAACTCCCAAAGAATATCAGCTAAACTTTCGGCATCTATGTCTTCACTGCCAGAATCAACTATTGTTGTAATTACAGCGATTGCCGCTACCGCTTCTTGTGCATTTAATGATTCTTTGATCGTCTCTTTCGATTTGAAAATATAATCATACTTTGTCATAACTTCTATCTCCTCAATTAATTTGTTGTTTGTACTCAATTACTAGGTTGAGAAATCCGGGTTTCAATATCTTCCAATGTCCGCAATAA
The DNA window shown above is from Anabaena sp. WA102 and carries:
- a CDS encoding IS4 family transposase, which encodes MLPQSYQTIFRKHLSEQQYLTLEILLLLIQAHRQVKLSKLASLFPQPIKYESRKRNLQRFLGIGKLCVKLLWFPLIKYWIRQSLTPKQLNREQRRYFHKKQYQKYGYWMVALDRTQWKGRNIFMVTLVWGTHALPLYWETLNHVGNSNLQTQKRLIKTAIKLLKKCRIVVLADREFHSPKLAKWLDEQGVYFALRQKKNLYFQEKPEQEYQVLKNQGFKPGMSRFYEKVKCGKGDELGLFNIAVYWKRKYRNSGPKEPWYILTNLPTLQQTLCLYRCRWGIEQFFKDCKTGGYNLEDTKVNETRFLALVLLIVIAYSLATMHGQRMKKLGIETYAGRIQQHQDKYPRQSDFSFALYGQLWIYGMELWADLALNLINLKPHKRLFFQRGFQALSLMKQAL
- the ilvC gene encoding ketol-acid reductoisomerase, with the translated sequence MARMYYDEDANLDLLKGKTVAIIGYGSQGHAHALNLKDSGVNVIVGLYPGSKSTAKAEAAGLTVKNVADAAKAADFIMILLPDEVQKTIYKNEIEPNLEAGNVLAFAHGFNIHFAQVVPPADVDVVMVAPKGPGHLVRRTYEQGQGVPALFAVYQDATGQARDRAMAYAKGVGGTRAGILETTFREETETDLFGEQAVLCGGLSALIKAGFETLVEAGYQPELAYFECLHEVKLIVDLVVEGGLATMRDSISNTAEYGDYTRGPRVVTAQTKAEMKKILSEIQSGQFAREFVLENQAGKPGFTAMRRQEAEHPIEAVGKDLRAMFSWLKKA
- a CDS encoding NAD(P)/FAD-dependent oxidoreductase, producing MVDLADKKPVHQVVIIGGGFGGLYAAKSMAKANVQITLIDKRNFHLFQPLLYQVATGSLSPADISSPLRSVLSKSKNTKVLLGEVNDIDTTAQNVMVGAESVPYDTLIVATGAKHSYFGKDNWEEFAPGLKTVEDAIEMRRRIFSAFEAAESESDPVKRQALLTFVIVGGGPTGVELAGAIAELATKTLTEDFRNIDTSETRVLLLEGLDRILPPFAPELSHTAETSLKALGVDVQTKTLVTHIENDIVTIKQGDDVKEIAAKTVLWAAGVKASAMGKVLTEKTGVESDRAGRVIVEPDLSIKGFPNIFVVGDLANFAHQNDKPLPGVAPVAMQEGEYVAKLIQKRLKGETLPQFKYVDRGSLAMIGQHAAVVDLGFIKLRGFLAWFVWLFIHIYFLIEFDNKLVVMIQWLWSYFTRNRGARLITGKETIAPVPIVNSDNHTPVITKKPLNV
- a CDS encoding T3SS effector HopA1 family protein, with amino-acid sequence MLDDSTNQILNSLFDIANNIQIEPNFCIYHPNYQPFALPTNIANRFQQNSPSLKQKYLNILLRNFLYGIYYNGSLQTVLATNSNCQSQINFLENNSLGVDEEFYEQLHHSNHGTGHYEPDWQILRIEPDGSMAVNKDGLTLYIEPECHLQPRKKSPKVGELIAIWMPKNRLQNGCYVAVSNTAIENQSPQNTDLGGGRIYFHVTSSGAIVLMDSLTKALNNVAIAFSFQVLYNPAAYQRYDGGVLHFNRQDYPTIRNILQDIYQKHQAYFQPEIPLFTKFLAPGLGLAEEPNQKFAPQESFGMNRCQIVANALLESWQKGKNALEERIELINQHFARNLIDVQHPYLNPASEDIYQPLI
- a CDS encoding aminoglycoside phosphotransferase family protein, whose product is MLLSLSSQNVIQYLHKAGLCSAEDGAAYKSVLPENSKKNGNLLVILADNRQLLIKQERHINNEQNCHELFNEWLFHQLLQQFPVIGNIGAIALSLLHFDEENSILVRSYFSEYVELGKFYQQSSMFPTAIASAIGNTLAGLHRATFNKREYRDFMSTAPAGQFRYNFYNPAQGIPSINPDTFGTIPTEALQFHLLYQRYESLESAIADLAYDWKPSCLTHNDLQLSNILVHSRWEQLDNCLTKLIDWEACGWGDPAFDLGNLLASYLGVWLSSLVVDPTLDLEESLNLAMIPLEAIQPSILALIQAYLDAFPMILEYHQDFILRVIKFAGLALIQQIQHRIESQKSFDNSNLCMLEVAKSLLTVPEQAVLTIFGISAAEILQSVPTLQKLPQPHKEQQLVRLYYEKTRLRGC
- a CDS encoding ATP-binding protein, with the protein product MDHLPMLTANTISYTAVQLLQRQAASLLLYQSVLDSDVGRAFLNLLQTIRYTDADGRDCLQAYGSYFQALANSHQTWEEYLIQQILTADNPFSKLAQREEFRQLPSALVVAVQHDLQILQSLYECNSAVLSEWVQMATHLPISPVVWYQEPETLAGETGLMVSLPLLANWGDAVADLAAYYQQYGTGSFAQYRAFRWQSGQLVGITCPDAVKLSTLVGYEWQKDALVKNTEFLLSGETALHVLLYGSRGSGKSSLVKSLLNEYSHRNLRLIEVSKSELPDLPKIVELLRGVPQKFIIFVDDLSFEEDDNSFKAMKVVLEGNVTARPENVVVYATSNRRHLIREYFTDRPAPKDNNEVHGWDTMQEKLSFSDRFGLTLTFEAADQKTYLQIVQHLAANINISPEDLEYKALQWATRHNGRSGRTARQFIDFLKADLAVFGENVRNNDVNY
- a CDS encoding tellurite resistance TerB C-terminal domain-containing protein; its protein translation is MTLITNNSNNLATIKPSKIQPTIVSHRVVLGITAFSVSFGLSLVPNWDISRAFFTGIITVLATYAAAFLVDKRRRNDEWKMIGSLQRRIRDIEGLKSRILKEIHQLEEYRNLLYAETQQLENQIGDCRSQRDSLHRDIGTFAAQKKQIEAEIYNLKNEFAHLENSNIELNNSCNNLIAEKRRLELNCHASRAEINQIQPQIDTIKQQKKELENDVILLERLKPQLEEKLYELRIEIQNQELEITKQNNLLVETGITRNNLENTLKSLQNKTLEQKTEVNQLQNQISVLQDERDLLQNQVWELLQQVETINPSTLPDNEENNLDLFPFDELLEPLDPIKGKHDHTENLPAKWNNFFNHLPGYEIQVLKAILEQDNPKATIKEIAEANITMPNLLIDAINEIASNTIGELIIETNTEVPEIVEEHLLNVKTMITKYSEISYSRIQE
- a CDS encoding Rieske (2Fe-2S) protein, producing MAWTQVLAANALAAGAREVVKVGDRKILLLNHENQLYAVDDTCPHLKMSLKKGKIEDGAIVCPFHRSAFDLGNGEVKTWCPFPPVVGKLLSMVSSEKTLPTYPIKVEAGNILIDV